The following proteins come from a genomic window of Deltaproteobacteria bacterium:
- a CDS encoding ATP-binding cassette domain-containing protein — MTPSLLEARNVRKHFPVTKGLILGGNIGWVRAVDDVSFRIDTGETLGLVGESGCGKSTTARLVLLLEQPSSGEILYEGVDLQQMSGDDLRRYRATVQAVFQDPHSSLNPRMRVGGIVGEPLEVNGGLARGEVRGRVAEVLRNVNLDPAFARLYPHEFSGGQRQRIALARALVTHSRLIVLDEPVASLDASIRSQIINLLKDLQDEHGLSYLLITHDLAVSRHLSHRVAVMYLGRIVEEGTADTLYGEPLHPYTKALIAAALPVRAGTQDDTVVAGEVPNPMDPPSGCRFHPRCPLAMPRCAEEEPTLQEVAPERSVACHLF, encoded by the coding sequence ATGACTCCGTCCCTGCTGGAAGCCAGGAACGTCCGTAAGCATTTCCCCGTGACCAAGGGGTTGATCCTCGGCGGCAACATCGGCTGGGTGCGCGCCGTGGACGACGTGAGCTTCCGCATCGACACGGGCGAAACGCTGGGGCTCGTGGGGGAGTCGGGTTGCGGCAAGAGCACCACGGCCCGGCTCGTGCTGCTGTTGGAGCAGCCCAGTTCAGGCGAAATTCTGTACGAAGGCGTGGACCTGCAGCAGATGTCCGGCGACGACCTGCGGCGCTACCGCGCCACCGTGCAGGCGGTGTTCCAGGACCCCCATAGCTCTCTCAACCCCAGGATGCGCGTGGGCGGCATCGTCGGTGAGCCGCTGGAGGTGAACGGCGGGCTCGCACGGGGAGAGGTGCGCGGGCGCGTGGCCGAGGTCCTGCGCAACGTCAACCTCGACCCCGCCTTCGCCCGCCTCTACCCCCACGAGTTCAGCGGCGGCCAGCGGCAGCGCATCGCCCTGGCGCGAGCGCTGGTGACCCACTCCCGCCTGATCGTCCTGGACGAGCCCGTAGCCTCCCTGGATGCCTCCATCCGCAGCCAGATCATCAACCTGCTCAAGGACCTCCAGGACGAGCACGGCCTCAGCTATCTGCTCATCACCCACGACCTCGCCGTCTCCCGGCACCTGAGCCACCGGGTCGCGGTCATGTATCTCGGCCGGATCGTCGAGGAAGGCACCGCCGACACCCTCTACGGCGAGCCCCTGCACCCCTACACGAAGGCTCTCATCGCCGCTGCCCTGCCGGTGCGCGCGGGAACGCAGGACGACACCGTCGTCGCCGGCGAAGTCCCCAACCCCATGGACCCGCCCTCCGGCTGCCGCTTCCACCCGCGCTGCCCCCTGGCCATGCCGCGGTGCGCGGAAGAGGAACCAACGCTCCAGGAGGTCGCCCCGGAGCGGAGCGTGGCCTGCCACCTGTTCTGA